The following coding sequences lie in one Thermoplasmata archaeon genomic window:
- a CDS encoding 50S ribosomal protein L44e has translation MHYPKVVSTYCPKCKTHTDHDVEKAKKRPASELKWGQRRFRRATRGYGGFPRPKPEGRAKAVRRVYLKYRCKKCHYTVQPASWRATTLELVEHH, from the coding sequence ATGCACTATCCGAAGGTCGTGTCCACGTACTGCCCGAAGTGCAAGACGCACACGGACCACGACGTGGAGAAGGCGAAGAAGCGACCGGCCTCCGAGCTCAAATGGGGGCAGCGACGCTTCCGGCGGGCGACCCGCGGCTACGGTGGCTTCCCGCGGCCGAAGCCGGAGGGCCGCGCGAAGGCCGTGCGCCGTGTCTACCTGAAGTACCGCTGCAAGAAGTGCCACTACACGGTCCAGCCCGCCAGCTGGCGCGCGACGACGCTCGAGCTCGTCGAGCATCACTAG
- a CDS encoding 30S ribosomal protein S27e: MRGPSPFWIVKCPDCSTEQTVFSRPATAVNCGVCGATLATPTGGRAKLRGELIRTLSG; the protein is encoded by the coding sequence GTGCGCGGACCCTCGCCGTTCTGGATCGTGAAGTGCCCGGACTGCTCGACGGAGCAGACGGTCTTCAGCCGACCGGCGACGGCGGTGAACTGCGGGGTCTGCGGCGCCACCCTCGCCACGCCGACCGGCGGCCGGGCCAAGCTCCGCGGCGAGCTCATCCGCACCCTGAGCGGGTAG
- a CDS encoding 50S ribosomal protein L1, protein MPDRPSLDVVSEVLGKTPARHFAQSIEMSVNLKDLDLSVPKNRLEDEVQLPNGRGKAVKVGVFGSPELCQKMRGVADLVVAANELDDWAKDKKAAKKQVNHIDFFLAEAPLMPTIGKRLGVLLGPRGKMPRPVPPGSDPTNLVHALKRSIRIRSKGNRTFHAPVGTQQMKPEELAQNVDAVLNRIVGRLERGRTNIESVYLKTTMGPAIRLW, encoded by the coding sequence ATGCCGGACCGCCCGTCGCTCGATGTCGTCAGCGAAGTGCTCGGGAAGACGCCGGCCCGCCACTTCGCCCAGTCGATCGAAATGTCGGTCAACCTCAAGGACCTCGACCTGTCGGTTCCGAAGAACCGGCTCGAGGACGAGGTCCAGCTGCCGAACGGCCGGGGCAAGGCGGTCAAGGTCGGTGTCTTCGGCTCGCCCGAGCTGTGCCAGAAGATGCGCGGCGTCGCCGACCTCGTCGTCGCGGCGAACGAGCTCGACGACTGGGCGAAGGACAAGAAGGCCGCCAAGAAGCAGGTCAACCACATCGACTTCTTCCTCGCCGAGGCCCCGCTCATGCCGACGATCGGTAAGCGTCTCGGCGTCCTCCTGGGCCCCCGAGGCAAGATGCCACGGCCGGTGCCGCCGGGCAGCGACCCCACGAACCTCGTCCACGCGCTGAAGCGATCGATCCGGATCCGCTCGAAGGGGAATCGGACGTTCCACGCCCCGGTCGGAACGCAGCAGATGAAACCCGAGGAGCTCGCGCAGAACGTCGACGCGGTCCTGAACCGCATCGTCGGCAGGCTCGAACGCGGCCGAACGAACATCGAGAGCGTCTACCTCAAGACGACGATGGGCCCGGCGATCCGGCTCTGGTGA